The Mycobacterium adipatum genomic sequence TCCCGGCTCCGATGTGGCGTCGGTCAAGACAGCTGCCAGCCTGCAGGCCGGCGGCCTCGCGCACGACGCGATGGTGGCCATGGGCAACTTCCACACCGCGGCCACCTCCTACGGTCTTGGCGAATCCAGCACCAGCTACGCCAGCGGCGAGTACCAGGGCGTCGCGGCCCTCACCGCTGCCGGCGGCGTCGGGGTTTAACCAAACCCTCGGGGGGACTCCACATGCCTGCACTACCGCCCACGCCGATCTATCACGCGGCCCCGCCGGAAGTGAACTCGACACTGCTCAACACGGGGGGCACCGCAGCGGGGATCACCGCCGCGGGCACCTCCTGGTCCCATGTCGCCGCGGAGTACGTTTCCGGGATCGCCGAGTTGGAGGCGATCCTGGCCTCGGTGCAAGCCACCTACCAGGGGCCGTCGGCCGAGAAGTTCATCGCCGCACACCAACCGATGCTGATGTGGATGCAGCAGGTCGTCATCAAGGCGACCCTGGCGGCTGTGGCGCACGGTGAAATCGCAGTCTCATACGAAACTGCGGTGGCACTGATGCCCACCATGGTGGAACTGATCAACAACCATGTGGTGCACGGGGTCCTGGTCTCAACCAACTTCTTCGGCGTCAACACGATCCCGATCGGCATGAACGAGGCCGACTACATTCGGATGTGGAACCAGGCCGCCGACGTGCAGACCACATACGACTTCTCCACCGGTGCCGCTGTCGCCAGTGTTCCCGAGACCCTGCCCGCGCCCATGACGCTGATTCCCGGCGTCGGAGAGACTGGCAGCATCGCGGCCACCGCCGCGGGGTTCTTCACCCAGGCGACCGCGACCGCCACCGGCGCATCGCTGACCGCGGGCCACGCGATGTCGGACAAGCTCATCGCGGGCAAGGCCGCAACCGCACCGCTGTCGGTGACCGAGGAGATCCAGCAGGCCGCCGGGGCGACACCCACCGAACAATCCCAAACCGCCGCCGACCAAGCCAGCCAGCAGCTCAGGCCCGAGAACATGGGCACCAGCATGTTGCAGCAATTCACCTCCATCGCCTCCAGCGCACCCCAGGCGGCGACGTCGGCGATCCAAGGCCCAGCCCAAATGCTCACGCAGGCACCGCAGATGCTGGCGTCCGCACCCCAGCAGCTCAGCAGCATGCTCAGCCAGTTCGCGGGCGGCTTCGGCAGCGAACTCGGCCAGAATGCGATGCCCGCTGTCGGCTTCGCCGGCACCGGCGCCATCCAGGGTTTCAATCCTGCCGGCATGACCAGCCTCGCCGGCGGTGCGCTCGGCAGCGGTCCGGCGCGCCCGATGATGCCGTCGACGTGGGGATCGGCACCGACTGCGAGCGCGGACATGTCCAATGCGGCCAAGGTCTCCCCGGTGGCCACCGGTCTGCCGGGCGCAGGTGCCGGCGGCACAGGTGCTGGCGGCAGCGGCATGATGGGATCAGGCGCAAATAACCGCCGCAGCAAGGGATCTCAACAAGTCACCACCTACTCCGAAGACGCTGACGGCGACGACGCCGCCGACGCCGACAGCGATGGGGGGCTTACGCGATGACCCGCTGACAGACATCACCCTTCTCTGCGGGATCAACTCAGCCCAACTGACACACGACACAGCAACGCACACAACTCACACGAAAGGGAGCAATCCTTATGTCGAACTTCCTCGACGCGAACACCGCTCAGCTGGCGTCCTCCTCGGCCGCCGTGCAGGACGCCACGGTCAGCTTCGTCAACGTGCTGCACCAGGCCGAAGGCACCGCTGCCTACGCCCAGGCCATGAACCAGGGCGAGGCCAACCTGGCCTTCCAGCAGTCTCACGCACGATTCGTCAACGGCTCCACCAAGCTGCAGGGCCTGCTGCAGATGGCCGGCGTCAACGTCGGCGAGGCCGGCACGGACTACCAGAGCACCGACGGGATGAACGCCTCCAACTTGCAGTCGGTGCCGATCTCCGACGGCGGCGACATCTCCATCCGCGCCTAAACGCCGACCACCCAACTAAACCTCCTCTCCGAAAG encodes the following:
- a CDS encoding PE domain-containing protein, which codes for MQLDVTPEALGAASGQVAALTARLIAVNTSHMVANGMILPPGSDVASVKTAASLQAGGLAHDAMVAMGNFHTAATSYGLGESSTSYASGEYQGVAALTAAGGVGV
- a CDS encoding PPE family protein codes for the protein MPALPPTPIYHAAPPEVNSTLLNTGGTAAGITAAGTSWSHVAAEYVSGIAELEAILASVQATYQGPSAEKFIAAHQPMLMWMQQVVIKATLAAVAHGEIAVSYETAVALMPTMVELINNHVVHGVLVSTNFFGVNTIPIGMNEADYIRMWNQAADVQTTYDFSTGAAVASVPETLPAPMTLIPGVGETGSIAATAAGFFTQATATATGASLTAGHAMSDKLIAGKAATAPLSVTEEIQQAAGATPTEQSQTAADQASQQLRPENMGTSMLQQFTSIASSAPQAATSAIQGPAQMLTQAPQMLASAPQQLSSMLSQFAGGFGSELGQNAMPAVGFAGTGAIQGFNPAGMTSLAGGALGSGPARPMMPSTWGSAPTASADMSNAAKVSPVATGLPGAGAGGTGAGGSGMMGSGANNRRSKGSQQVTTYSEDADGDDAADADSDGGLTR
- a CDS encoding WXG100 family type VII secretion target — translated: MSNFLDANTAQLASSSAAVQDATVSFVNVLHQAEGTAAYAQAMNQGEANLAFQQSHARFVNGSTKLQGLLQMAGVNVGEAGTDYQSTDGMNASNLQSVPISDGGDISIRA